The proteins below are encoded in one region of Populus alba chromosome 2, ASM523922v2, whole genome shotgun sequence:
- the LOC118046869 gene encoding protein trichome birefringence-like 6 isoform X2, translated as MSPSPLQTPFHLKKPIFNKDFRNSFEVDFHFLTHNREANFQKWTGREVSPSNPQDPCISVMKRKGNESETSEKDRGGVNGSFSTVQESALVPETASVEEKKSRSISTQRIEVQSSENIAEETRGAASQGKNEAPNKEGIRKKKQGPISVANMKTSRNERNKEKSMRECDVTRGRWVYDENYPLYTNSSCPFIDEGFDCVGNGRLDKDYMKWRWQPQDCNISRFNATKILDLIRGKRLVFVGDSINRNQWESMLCMLMGAVKDPKKVYETHGRRITKEKGNYSFKFVDYKCTVEYYVSHFLVHESKARIGSRRVQTLRIDAIDHGSSRWRGADILIFNTAHWWSHFKTKAGINYYQEGNQVHPQLDVSIAFRRALMTWASWVDRHINPRKTRVFFRSSAPSHFRGGQWNSGGQCMDATQPLNETSSAGYSEKNSIVEETIKHMKTPVTFLNITGFSGFRTDGHPSIYGKRPGKRYASSIQDCSHWCLPGVPDTWNEFLSFQLLSKIGSKQGDTF; from the exons ATGTCCCCCTCTCCCCTTCAAACTCCCTTCCAcctcaaaaaaccaattttcaACAAAGACTTTCGAAACTCTTTTGAAGTAGACTTTCATTTCTTAACACACAACAGAGAGGCTAATTTTCAGAAATGGACAGGCAGAGAAGTTTCTCCTTCAAATCCACAAGATCCTTG CATTTCAGTTATGAAAAGAAAGGGCAACGAATCTGAGACTAGTGAGAAAGACAGAGGTGGTGTAAATGGTAGTTTTAGCACGGTACAAGAGAGTGCGCTGGTACCAGAAACTGCGAGTGTTGAAGAGAAGAAGAGTAGATCAATTTCAACGCAGAGAATTGAAGTTCAGAGTAGTGAGAATATTGCAGAAGAGACTAGAGGAGCTGCTTCACAGGGAAAAAATGAAGCTCCAAACAAGGAGGGGATTCGAAAGAAGAAACAAGGACCAATTTCAGTGGCAAATATGAAGACTTCGAGgaatgaaagaaataaagaaaagagcaTGAGAGAGTGTGATGTTACAAGAGGGAGGTGGGTCTATGATGAGAACTATCCTCTCTACACAAATAGTTCATGTCCGTTCATAGACGAGGGCTTTGATTGTGTTGGCAATGGGAGATTGGATAAAGATTACATGAAATGGAGATGGCAACCTCAAGACTGCAACATCTCAAG ATTCAATGCGACAAAAATTCTGGATTTGATTAGAGGGAAGAGGCTAGTTTTTGTCGGCGATTCAATTAACAGGAACCAATGGGAATCCATGCTGTGCATGCTAATGGGAGCTGTTAAAGATCCTAAGAAGGTGTATGAGACCCATGGAAGGAGAATCACCAAGGAGAAAGGGAATTATAGCTTCAAATTTGTG GACTATAAATGTACAGTTGAATACTATGTGTCACATTTCTTGGTTCATGAGAGCAAAGCAAGAATAGGGTCCAGGAGAGTGCAGACATTACGAATCGACGCCATTGATCATGGTTCATCAAGATGGAGAGGAGCtgacattttgatttttaacacCGCACATTGGTGGTCTCACTTCAAAACAAAAGCTGG GATCAACTATTACCAGGAAGGTAACCAAGTTCATCCCCAGCTTGATGTTTCTATAGCTTTCAGAAGAGCTTTGATGACCTGGGCATCATGGGTGGATAGGCACATTAACCCGAGAAAGACCCGAGTTTTCTTTCGAAGTTCCGCGCCTTCTCATTTCAG GGGCGGACAATGGAATTCAGGTGGGCAGTGTATGGATGCTACTCAACCCCTTAATGAAACTTCAAGTGCGGGCTATTCTGAGAAGAATTCCATTGTTGAAGAGACTATCAAGCACATGAAAACTCCTGTAACTTTCTTGAATATAACTGGCTTCTCTGGATTCAGGACAGATGGTCATCCATCTATATATGGAAAAAGACCTGGTAAGCGCTACGCATCGAGCATCCAAGATTGCAGCCATTGGTGTCTTCCAGGTGTTCCAGATACATGGAACGagtttttgtcctttcaattgcTATCTAAAATAGGCTCTAAACAAGGGGATACGTTTTAG
- the LOC118046869 gene encoding protein trichome birefringence-like 6 isoform X1, which translates to MDRQRSFSFKSTRSLVFSFTISSLFFLIFFTIWLSKSTPSILQETNFELNKTSLVASLKPLSVQPFSDLTINSSSSDLRSSIFVDTHFREPENISGFASISVMKRKGNESETSEKDRGGVNGSFSTVQESALVPETASVEEKKSRSISTQRIEVQSSENIAEETRGAASQGKNEAPNKEGIRKKKQGPISVANMKTSRNERNKEKSMRECDVTRGRWVYDENYPLYTNSSCPFIDEGFDCVGNGRLDKDYMKWRWQPQDCNISRFNATKILDLIRGKRLVFVGDSINRNQWESMLCMLMGAVKDPKKVYETHGRRITKEKGNYSFKFVDYKCTVEYYVSHFLVHESKARIGSRRVQTLRIDAIDHGSSRWRGADILIFNTAHWWSHFKTKAGINYYQEGNQVHPQLDVSIAFRRALMTWASWVDRHINPRKTRVFFRSSAPSHFRGGQWNSGGQCMDATQPLNETSSAGYSEKNSIVEETIKHMKTPVTFLNITGFSGFRTDGHPSIYGKRPGKRYASSIQDCSHWCLPGVPDTWNEFLSFQLLSKIGSKQGDTF; encoded by the exons ATGGACAGGCAGAGAAGTTTCTCCTTCAAATCCACAAGATCCTTGGTATTTTCTTTCACAatctcttctttattctttctcatattttttaccATCTGGTTGTCCAAATCTACCCCTTCAATTCTCCAAGAAACAAACTTTGAGCTCAACAAAACCTCCCTTGTCGCGAGTTTAAAACCACTTAGTGTACAGCCCTTCAGTGACTTGACTATAAATTCCTCATCATCTGACCTGAGAAGTTCAATTTTTGTAGATACCCATTTTAGAGAACCTGAAAATATTTCTGGATTTGCTAGCATTTCAGTTATGAAAAGAAAGGGCAACGAATCTGAGACTAGTGAGAAAGACAGAGGTGGTGTAAATGGTAGTTTTAGCACGGTACAAGAGAGTGCGCTGGTACCAGAAACTGCGAGTGTTGAAGAGAAGAAGAGTAGATCAATTTCAACGCAGAGAATTGAAGTTCAGAGTAGTGAGAATATTGCAGAAGAGACTAGAGGAGCTGCTTCACAGGGAAAAAATGAAGCTCCAAACAAGGAGGGGATTCGAAAGAAGAAACAAGGACCAATTTCAGTGGCAAATATGAAGACTTCGAGgaatgaaagaaataaagaaaagagcaTGAGAGAGTGTGATGTTACAAGAGGGAGGTGGGTCTATGATGAGAACTATCCTCTCTACACAAATAGTTCATGTCCGTTCATAGACGAGGGCTTTGATTGTGTTGGCAATGGGAGATTGGATAAAGATTACATGAAATGGAGATGGCAACCTCAAGACTGCAACATCTCAAG ATTCAATGCGACAAAAATTCTGGATTTGATTAGAGGGAAGAGGCTAGTTTTTGTCGGCGATTCAATTAACAGGAACCAATGGGAATCCATGCTGTGCATGCTAATGGGAGCTGTTAAAGATCCTAAGAAGGTGTATGAGACCCATGGAAGGAGAATCACCAAGGAGAAAGGGAATTATAGCTTCAAATTTGTG GACTATAAATGTACAGTTGAATACTATGTGTCACATTTCTTGGTTCATGAGAGCAAAGCAAGAATAGGGTCCAGGAGAGTGCAGACATTACGAATCGACGCCATTGATCATGGTTCATCAAGATGGAGAGGAGCtgacattttgatttttaacacCGCACATTGGTGGTCTCACTTCAAAACAAAAGCTGG GATCAACTATTACCAGGAAGGTAACCAAGTTCATCCCCAGCTTGATGTTTCTATAGCTTTCAGAAGAGCTTTGATGACCTGGGCATCATGGGTGGATAGGCACATTAACCCGAGAAAGACCCGAGTTTTCTTTCGAAGTTCCGCGCCTTCTCATTTCAG GGGCGGACAATGGAATTCAGGTGGGCAGTGTATGGATGCTACTCAACCCCTTAATGAAACTTCAAGTGCGGGCTATTCTGAGAAGAATTCCATTGTTGAAGAGACTATCAAGCACATGAAAACTCCTGTAACTTTCTTGAATATAACTGGCTTCTCTGGATTCAGGACAGATGGTCATCCATCTATATATGGAAAAAGACCTGGTAAGCGCTACGCATCGAGCATCCAAGATTGCAGCCATTGGTGTCTTCCAGGTGTTCCAGATACATGGAACGagtttttgtcctttcaattgcTATCTAAAATAGGCTCTAAACAAGGGGATACGTTTTAG
- the LOC118046869 gene encoding protein trichome birefringence-like 6 isoform X3, which yields MKRKGNESETSEKDRGGVNGSFSTVQESALVPETASVEEKKSRSISTQRIEVQSSENIAEETRGAASQGKNEAPNKEGIRKKKQGPISVANMKTSRNERNKEKSMRECDVTRGRWVYDENYPLYTNSSCPFIDEGFDCVGNGRLDKDYMKWRWQPQDCNISRFNATKILDLIRGKRLVFVGDSINRNQWESMLCMLMGAVKDPKKVYETHGRRITKEKGNYSFKFVDYKCTVEYYVSHFLVHESKARIGSRRVQTLRIDAIDHGSSRWRGADILIFNTAHWWSHFKTKAGINYYQEGNQVHPQLDVSIAFRRALMTWASWVDRHINPRKTRVFFRSSAPSHFRGGQWNSGGQCMDATQPLNETSSAGYSEKNSIVEETIKHMKTPVTFLNITGFSGFRTDGHPSIYGKRPGKRYASSIQDCSHWCLPGVPDTWNEFLSFQLLSKIGSKQGDTF from the exons ATGAAAAGAAAGGGCAACGAATCTGAGACTAGTGAGAAAGACAGAGGTGGTGTAAATGGTAGTTTTAGCACGGTACAAGAGAGTGCGCTGGTACCAGAAACTGCGAGTGTTGAAGAGAAGAAGAGTAGATCAATTTCAACGCAGAGAATTGAAGTTCAGAGTAGTGAGAATATTGCAGAAGAGACTAGAGGAGCTGCTTCACAGGGAAAAAATGAAGCTCCAAACAAGGAGGGGATTCGAAAGAAGAAACAAGGACCAATTTCAGTGGCAAATATGAAGACTTCGAGgaatgaaagaaataaagaaaagagcaTGAGAGAGTGTGATGTTACAAGAGGGAGGTGGGTCTATGATGAGAACTATCCTCTCTACACAAATAGTTCATGTCCGTTCATAGACGAGGGCTTTGATTGTGTTGGCAATGGGAGATTGGATAAAGATTACATGAAATGGAGATGGCAACCTCAAGACTGCAACATCTCAAG ATTCAATGCGACAAAAATTCTGGATTTGATTAGAGGGAAGAGGCTAGTTTTTGTCGGCGATTCAATTAACAGGAACCAATGGGAATCCATGCTGTGCATGCTAATGGGAGCTGTTAAAGATCCTAAGAAGGTGTATGAGACCCATGGAAGGAGAATCACCAAGGAGAAAGGGAATTATAGCTTCAAATTTGTG GACTATAAATGTACAGTTGAATACTATGTGTCACATTTCTTGGTTCATGAGAGCAAAGCAAGAATAGGGTCCAGGAGAGTGCAGACATTACGAATCGACGCCATTGATCATGGTTCATCAAGATGGAGAGGAGCtgacattttgatttttaacacCGCACATTGGTGGTCTCACTTCAAAACAAAAGCTGG GATCAACTATTACCAGGAAGGTAACCAAGTTCATCCCCAGCTTGATGTTTCTATAGCTTTCAGAAGAGCTTTGATGACCTGGGCATCATGGGTGGATAGGCACATTAACCCGAGAAAGACCCGAGTTTTCTTTCGAAGTTCCGCGCCTTCTCATTTCAG GGGCGGACAATGGAATTCAGGTGGGCAGTGTATGGATGCTACTCAACCCCTTAATGAAACTTCAAGTGCGGGCTATTCTGAGAAGAATTCCATTGTTGAAGAGACTATCAAGCACATGAAAACTCCTGTAACTTTCTTGAATATAACTGGCTTCTCTGGATTCAGGACAGATGGTCATCCATCTATATATGGAAAAAGACCTGGTAAGCGCTACGCATCGAGCATCCAAGATTGCAGCCATTGGTGTCTTCCAGGTGTTCCAGATACATGGAACGagtttttgtcctttcaattgcTATCTAAAATAGGCTCTAAACAAGGGGATACGTTTTAG